One Natrinema longum genomic window, CCAGTCGAACCCGGTCGCCCTCCTCGCGAAGCACGGAGACGGTGCCATCGGCCGGCGAGACGACGCCGGTCGGCGGCGGAGTGCGGTCGGGGTCGCGAAAGAACGCGAGGGTGCCGGCACCGACCGCGAGCGCGACGAGGCTCGCCGTAACGCTGATGAACAGTGCAAAGGGGGCGGCGAGCAGGGGAACGATGGCGTACTTCCAGGCCCCCGGCGCGACGTTCATAGTGGGGGTGACGGGGCCGGATCGTATGGCCGTTACGGATCGGTCGAGCGACGACGGTGCGGCGGGACCTGCCTCTCGATTCCGTACGGTGACGATACCGACCTCGAGCACGCGCGTTCGGTCCTCGAGTTGACCGCCGAGTGGGGTGGGATCACGTCGCTTGCGTTCGGCGAACTCGACGCGGACTCCCAGTCGACGCTCGAGGCGACGGTCGAGCACCTCCACGAACTCGAATCCGCCGGGGACCTCGAGGTCGTCCTCCCGGCGGCTCTCGACGTGTCCGCCGGTCGCTGACCGCGTCCACTCCGTCCCGTTCCTTCGGCACTACCTGCGGGAGCTCGTCGCTGCTGTCCTCGATCGCGTTCGCGAGCAGTCCAGCCGCGACCTGCTCGGGGGTGTGCCAGGACCCAGTGACAACAGACCGTCTCAGTCCCAGAACGCCTGCGTACGGGCGTACTCCCGCTCTTTCGCGAGGATGTCGCGATAGAATTCGGCGTCGTCCTCGCGGAGTTTGTTGATGATCTGTGCGGCGTTGTGCGGCCCAACGCCGCGGGCAGCCATCGCGATCACGGCCTGTTTGCCGTGGCTCTGGACGAGGCTCGCGGCCCGGAACGCTCGCTCCGTCATCTCTCGTTGCTCGTCGTCTTTCTCCTGAGCCCTGACGGCCTGGACGACCTCGTCGGCCCACGGGTTCAGCGACGCGATCCGGGTCGACCCGCACTCGGGACACTCCGGCTGGTCGCGGACCCGTTTGACCTTCGTCTTCACGTTCCACTCCGTGCAGTGGGTACAGAGCAGGATGACCCGATCGTTCTGGATCCGCTCCCGGACCGTCTCGATGACGCTCGCGTCGGCGTTCTCGGGCGCGAGCAGTTCCTTGCCCCCCGAGGATCGACCGCCCTGTCCGACCGGCGTCCGCCCGCGATGGGTCACCAACTCGAGCGCGCCCGACTGGATCCCCGCGAGCACCGAACTCGCGCGGTCGATATCGAGATCCTCGTGGAACACCTCCCGGATCGCCTCCTCGTACATCGGCGTGTCCTCGAGTGCCGACAGCAAGCGATCGTTCGAGAGCCGGCCCGATCCCTGGTTCTGCCAGCGTTTGAGCGCGCCGAACTTCGCGGAGACCTGTGCGAGCCGGAAGGCGAGCGCGTCCGAGCGCTTGAGTCCGAGTTCGACGATCGCCTCGACGTGGTCGGGATCGGTCTCCTCGAGTACCTCGATCACGTCGCTGGTCGCGATCGAAGTCGGCACTTCGAGTTCGATCCGGTAGGGATCGGTCTCGAGGCCGACCGAGGAGCCCGCCTGCTGGCCCAGCAGTGCCGAGAGGACCCGGCCGAGCGTCTCGTTGGCCATGTGGCCGAAGGGTGCGTTGAGCACGATCGTCCGCCCCTGTCGCTCGAGCACCAGTCGATCCGCCGTCGGCATCGGTGCGTCGGCGTCGACCTGGGCCTCGAGTTGCTCGCAGGCCTCGGTTAGCGTGTACTCGTCGGCCGGATAGCGGCCTGCGAGTTCGCGACCGACCGCAGCGGCGTCGGCCCCGGCTCCGAGTTGCGGTTCCGCGACGGCCCGGATCTCGCCGACCTCGCCCGCGACCGCGGCGGGGACGGGGATCTCCTGGCCGATCCAGGAGGGCACCTCGCCGGCGGGGTCCTCGATCGGGCTGACCTTGACCCGCGCCTCCTCGTCGTCGATCTCCGCGATCCGCCACATCTCGCCCCGTTGGATGAACACTTCGCCGGGCTGGGCGAAGTTGACGACGAAGCGTTCGTCCAGGGTCCCGATCTGGCCCCCCGAGGCGATGTCGTGGACCTCGTAGGTCTCCTCGTCGGGGATCATCGAGAGGTTCGCGTAGACGTACTGCCAGGTGCCGCCGGTGGTCTCGATGCGGTCCTCGCCCTCGTCGAACCAGAGGACCCGGTTACGGTCCAGTTCCTCCACGATCTCGCGGATCGTCGTCTCGGGCACGTTCCGGAACGGATACGACCGCGTGACGGTCTCGACTGCCTCGTCGACGTACGTGTCCCCGCGGCTCTGGACGATCGCCGGCAACTGATTCGCGACGACGTCCAGGCTCCCCTCGTGGATCGCCGCCGGCTCGACCTCGCCGTCGCGAGCCCGACGAGCGATCGACAGCGCCTCGAACGTATCGTCGGGCCGCGTCGTGACGATCGTGCCCCTCGAGACCTCGTCCTGGCGATGCCCCGCGCGGCCGATCCGCTGGAGGAGTCGAGTGACCTGCCGCGGGCTCTTGTACTGGATCACGTGATCGACCTGTCCGACGTCGATCCCGAGCTCCATCGAGGACGTACACAGCAACCCGTCGAGTTCGCCGGCCTTGAACCGATCCTCGACGTCGATTCGGGCCTCCTTCGAGAGCGAGCCGTGGTGGACCCCGATCGGTAAGTCGAGCTCCTTGAATCGCGACCCCAGCGCCTCCGCCGTCTGGCGCGTATTCACGAAGATCAGCGTCGACTCGTGGTCCGCGACCAGGTCCCGGATCAGTCGGACGTGGCTGGCCGTGTCGGCTTCGGTCATGAGCTCGCCGGCCAATCGCTCGTCAGCCTCGGTGATCTCCGGTTCGCGGACCGTCACGTCGACGTTGCTCCCGACGTCGATCTCCCTGATCTCGCAGGGGCGACCGCCCGTGAGGAACTGCCCGACCGCTCCCGGATCGCCGACCGTCGCCGAGAGGCCGATCCGCTGGAACCGCCCGGCGAGGTCGTGGAGTCGCTCGAGGCCGATCGCCAGTTGCGCACCGCGCTTGGACGCGGCGAGTTCGTGGACTTCGTCGATCACGACGTGGGAGACGTCCTGTAGCGCCTCGCGCAGCCGCTCGCCGGTGAGCATCGCCTGGACGGTCTCGGGCGTCGTGATCAGCACGTCCGGCGGGTCCTCGGCTTGCTTGCTCCGCTGGTAGTCCGTGGTGTCGCCGTGGCGGACGTCGACCTCGAGATCCAGGTACTCGCCCCACCACTCGAGGCGCTCGCGCATGTCGCGGTTCAGGGCCCGCAGCGGGGTGATGTAGAGCGCGCCGAACCCCTCGGGTGGCCCCTCCTCGGCGACGAGGTGGTCGAAGACGGGCAACATCGCCGTCTCGGTCTTGCCGCTCCCGGTGGGCGCGATCACGAGCGTGTTCTCGCCGGCCGACAGCGGCGGAATCGCCAGTCGCTGTGGAGCCGTCGGCTGCGAGAACCCGCGTTCGGAGAGCGCACCGCGAACCGTCGCTCCGAGATGCGTAAACGCCGCGACGTCCCCCTCAGTCATCGGAACGCGCTAGGGGCGACCGGCGGATAAGGCCCACGTTTCCGGTGGCCCGAGGCGGTCGCTCGAGCCAGAGTCACGCCGTCGCGGTCGGCGGCGGAGTCATTCCTCGGCGTCGTCCTCGCTTTCGGCGTCGGCATCCGGTCCGGTGTCGAGGAGTTCGTCCGCGATGTCGTCCGCGACCGTCATTTCACCCGGCTCCGCCGGCTCCGCCTGCACGTTCGACGCTGCTCGTTCGGCGATCTCCTCGTCGGATCGGTCGCCGGCGGTATACTCGGCGCTGGTCTCCGCCTCGCCGAGTGCGTCGCTATCGCCCTCGCTCTCGTTCGCGTCGGGAGCCGACGCCGCGTCCGGGTCGGTCTCGGACGCATCGCTTCCGGGGTCGTCGATGGCGATCTCCGAGATTTCGTCGGGGACGGACGATCCCACTCGATTCCGAATCGTATCGATCGAACTCGACCGATCGTCCGGGGCGTCGTCGGCCAGACGCTGGAGTTCCTCGGGGACGACGTCGTCCATCTCGGCCCGTACTTCGTCGACGGACTGGACGGGCACGTCGTCTCGGGGCCCCAGTACTCGCAAGACGGCGTAGGTGAACGCGACCAGCCCGACCGCGGTCAGGAGGTGGCCGACGAGACGCCGCCAGCGCGAGCGGGCAGCCGTCGATTCCGACCCGGACGCGGCGGTCGACCGGTCACTGAAGGATGTTCGAAGTCCCATCGTGACCACTACGGGGCCGGCCGGCAAGTGGGTTCGGGGTGCGAAAGCCGGCACCGGTCGTCGGCCCGGATCCGACGCACTCGCGGTCAGGCCTCGAGGTGTTCGATACGGGCGTACCGGCCGGCGCGCCACCCCGAAACGAGCGCGACGACCGTCCCGACGACGAGTGCGAGCGCGATGCCGCCGGCGTAGATCCCGCTCGTCGTCCGAAGGAGCCGCTCGAATCCCAGCATGGATGCCGAGAAACGGTTCAGGCCGGTCACGGCCAACGGCGTCGCCGCGAGGCCGACGAGGCCGCCGACGAGACCGATCAGGAGCCCCTGTGCCCCGATCGTTCCGGCGAGCACCCCTCGGGAGAGGCCGATCGCACGGAGCGCTGCGAGCTGTTGGCGCTGCTGGTGGGCCACGAGCGCGAACAGGTTCGCCGTCAGGACGACACCGCCGACGATGGCGAGGCCGACCAGCGTCACACCGCTCGCGAGGACGATCGTGCGTTCCTCGATCATCGACTCGACCTGATCGTCACTGGTCCGAACGTCGTATTCGGGGTACTCCGCGCTCAAATCGTCCGCGACGGCGTTCCGGTCGGCACCGTCCGCCACGTTGGCGATGATAAACGTCGCTCGGTCGGTGCCCGACGTCCCCGCGACTGCCTGTAAGTCCCCGAGCGGCACCGTCACTGCCGGCGAGCCGAGATACTGCGAGTAGTAGCCGGAGATGCCGACGACGGTAAACTCGTTTGCCCGTGCGGTCTGCCTGCTCGTCCCGACGTAGAGCGTGTCGCCGACCGAGACGTTCAGATCGTCCGCGACTCGCGGGTCGATCACGATCTCCTCGACCGACGGCTCCGCTGGCGGTGGACTGGCAGCGGTCTCCTCGTCGACTTCGAACCCGCCACCCGCCTGAAAGTCGAACTCGTGGTGGGTCCGCTGAACGCCGACCGCGGGCCTGCGCTGGGGCGCAGTCGTATTCGTTCCGAGATAGACGTCGTACATCGCGATCGGGGATGCAGTCTGAACGTCCTCGCGTGCGGTCATCTCCGCCGCTATCCCGTGGGCCCCGACGATCGGGTTTTCGGTCCCGCTCGCGGCCGGATCGACCGGATCGCTCGTCATCCAGATGTCCCGGTTCGCCCTGTCGAGTCCCTCCTCGCCCTTTTCGACGACGCCGACACCCAGGCTCGCAAGCACCGTTACCGAGAGCACGGCCAGCGCGACCGCGAGCACGGAGAGTGCGGTTCGGCCGGGCGACCGCCGGAGCTGTGCGACGGCGAGCCCGATCACCGCACGGATTCGAACTGCGCTCCGCCACATCGCTATCGCCCCACCTCCTCGAGGACGGACGTTCGCGCGGCGACGGCAAGCGGGTACGGAACGGCGACCAGCCCCGACAGGAGCGCGACGGCGATCGCGTACGGGACGAACACCGGGTGAAACTGGGCGACCGTACCCGGTGCGACGGTCGCGCCGGCGACGGCATTGACGCCGACGATCCCCGCCATCCCGAGCCCGATGCCGACGATCGCCCCCACAAGCGTCGTGATCCCCGTCGACACCGCGACGACGGCGAGCCGGCTCCGGGCGGGGAAGCCGACCGACTCGAGGACGGCGAGCATCCGACGGTCCTCGTCGATGGTCATCCCCATCGTCGTCGCGACGAAGGACGCACAGATCGTCACGCCGACCAGCAACGCGATCACGCTCGTTGCGAACGCCAAGCCGTCCTGGAACAGCGCCGACGGGTCGGTGCCACTCACCGGTTCGACCGCCGCGATCGGGTACGCGTCGGTCGCAGCCGACTGTGCCGCCTGGGGGTTCCCCCAGACCACCAGTCGATCGGCGAGCTCGCCGTCGTCGGCCCCGGCGAGCGACTGGAGCTCGCTCAGGTGAACGAGCGCGATCGGTGCACCAGCTCCCCCGGTCCGCTCGTCCGTGATCGCCGTCACCGTCACCGAGGGTGCAGCGGCGCTCGTCCGCTCTTGTCCCCCCATCGAGACGGTGAGTTCGTCGCCCACGGACGCGTCGAGCTGGTCCGCTGCAGTGGGCGAGAGGACGATCTCCCTCGTCAGTCGCCCGTCGTACGAGCCGTTGGCGTAGTGGGGATCACCCGGCTCGAGGGCGGCCGTCGACAGCCCCGCGACGGTCCGTGGCTCGTCGTCGGGAACGACGCCGACGAGACGGACCGGTCGTGGATCGCCGTCCGACGACTCGAATCGGACCGTCTCGAGCAAGACCGGTGACGCGTGCTCGACGCCGCCCGCCGAACGGATCGTTTCGGCCCGTTCGTTGGTCGCCCCGAGCCGTGGCCCCTCGACCCCGTCGACGGACGACAGCGTCCCGCTCGCTTCGGGCGTCACGCGGACATCGGCGTCGTCCGTGCTCGCCACGCCGCCGTCGGCAAGCGCCAGCGCGATCCCAGTGACGACTACCAGCAACGCGATCGTCAACGCGACGGCGGCGATCGTCGATGCGATTCTGCCGACCGTCGTTCCCGTCGCCCGCTGCCACCACCTGCGTAGCGTCACCCCGACGATCCCGAACCATCGTGTTCGTCGCGGACCGGCCGCCCGTCCGCGCCCGTCGCGCTCATCGGACATCGTCCACCCGTCCATCGCACAGTGTGACGACCCGATCCGCGACCTCGAGCGTCGCCTGGTCGTGCGAGGCCACTAGCACCGCCCGGTCCCGTCCGACGTCGGTCAACAACTCGAGGACGTCCGCGCCGGTCGCCGTGTCGAGTTCGCCGGTCGGCTCGTCGGCGACGATCACGTCCGGGTCCGTCGACAGCGCCCGTGCGATCGCGACGCGCTGTCGCTCGCCGCCGCTGAGTTCGCCGGGCAGGTGGGTCGTGCGGTCACCGAGACCGACGGCCTCGAGCAGCGCCGTCGCGCGCTTGCGCCGGTCCCGGCGCGGGAGCCCCGACTGGACGAGCGGTAACGCGACGTTCGCGCGGGCGGACAGCGACGGGAGGAGATGGAACCGCTGGAACACGATCCCGATGTGGCGTCGCCGCAGCCGCGTTCGCTCCGCGTCCGACAGCCCGGCGAGATCGGTTCCCAGGAGTTCGACGCTCCCGTCCGACGGCACCAGCAACCCGGAAACGGCATGCAGCACCGTCGACTTCCCGCTCCCGCTTGGCCCCTCGAGTCCGACGATCGTTCCCGTCGATACCTCCAGGGAAACGTCGCGAAGCGCAGTCACCGTCCGATCGGCGCTCGAGCGGAACCGCCCGCCGGTGGCTCCGTACCGGTGGGTAACGCCCTCGAGTCGAACGGCGGTCGACGATTCGCGTTCGTCCGTTCGATCCGTCGCCGACGATCGCGAATCCGGAACTGAGTGGGTAAACATCCACAGCGGTCTCACTGCCAGCGGACGGTCCACCGACTCATTGTTTCGACCCCTTTACCCCTGTCAGACGACTGCTACACGTTTTGTATGGGGTCGTGTGGCCGGCGGGTCCGTGCCGAGAGACTCCTCACGGCGGCTGTCCGTCTCGTCGGCCGGCGGTCGGCTGCTCGCGCGTCGTCTGACAGAGTAGGTGTATGTTGTGCCCCCGTCGCCTACTGAAACGGGTCCGTACACGTCGACGTTCGGGAACGTTTACCGCCACCCTTCTCGATTCGAACAGGTCTCAGACGGTCGCCCCGCTTCGTTCGGCGCTGCGTCTTCCGAGCCCCGGTTCGCTCCGCTCACGAGGACGGGGGACGAGTCGATCTACAGTCGACTACGAATCGGCTTGAAGAGAAGTCCGCCCTCCCCGTATTGGGGCCCTCTATCGCCGATATTTTCCACTGGCCGTCTTGGTGATTACCGTTCATAGATCGAAGTACCTCCGTCGCTGCTCCGCTTTCTGTCGCTCGTTGCGCCTGTCGTAGTGCTTATCGAGAATCTCCTCGCTCGCGTTCAACCGCTCGGAGACGAGAGCCCGATCCTCATCGGCGAGTCGGTGGGCGGTCACTCGCCCACTCCGGACATCGTGGGGTGACCGAGACGACGGGCACTGACTCATCTTCGAGTAGTGGGTCGCCTCGCAAGCGTCGACATCTCGATCGTGCGGGCACGGTTCTCCCCGCCAGCACGGACGGGTCACGCGATAGAGCGTGTCCCGACACGCTGAGACGGATACACGCCCATGTCGCGTCGTAACGAGTGGTCGGCGTCCGTGTTCGTCGACGATCTCCTCGCGGGGACCGTCGATATAATCCTGTAGAATCTGGGCGACGTGAGAACTGATCCCGTTCCAGCGCTCGCCGTCTTTCTTGTTCTTCAGCGGCGTGTCGGTTTCCGGTCGGTGGACGAAGTGGATGGCCGGGCCGTCCGCTCGAGGTCGATCGCCCTCCAGGTCGAGATCACCGAGGTCGAGCGCACGCAACTCGCCGACACGGCAGCCGGTGTGCCAGAGGATGTGGACGATAACGTGTCGGCGGCTGGCGTACTCGTAGCGTTCCAACCAGTCGACGATCTCGATGGCGTGGTCCGGGTCGAGCGTCGACTCGCTCACGTCGTTCCCGTCGGTTCGCGGGAGCGGAACCTGATCGTAGAGGTCCTCGCGAACGGCGTCGATCTCCCCACAAAAGCGGAGAAACGCGCGCATCGTCGCCATGTCCCCGCGGAGGGTGATGTCCTTGAGTTCTTCATCCGAGTAGCCGCCTTCGCGACGCCAGACTCGATAGGCGTACATGTCCCGTCCGGACAGCTCGTTCAGGTTCGTGATGCCCTCCTCGTCGCACCACATGACGAACGCCCGCAGACGGTAGTCCTGCGCTTCCATCGTGTTCTCTGCGGCGTCGTCGCGTGCCTCGAGGTACAGGTCGACCGCCTCTTGTGGGGAGATCGGCTCGAGATTGTCACTCATCTCGATCACCACCGGACCAGTTCTCCGGACTGCCCCAACGGAATCGCGGGTGATCGTCCTCGAGCTGGTCGCGTTCGAACAGCCGATCCTGAATCCACGTCTGGAGCGCGGGCCCGGACCGATCATGCGGTGGGCCGTCCGGACAGTGGTGGTCGTCGACGCGTGCCGACAGGTCGTCGAGACAAGCGACCGTCTCGACGAGAACCGCGTTCTGATATCGCATTTCGGTCGCGATCGCCTCGAGGGCCTCGGTCTGTCGTTCCATCGCGTTGGCCTGGCGCTCGAGGATCTCGCGTTGCGCCTCGAGAGCGAGGAACTCGTCGCTCATCGACTCACCTCGAGTAGGTTAGCGTAGTTACAGTATCCGGTACTCTTACCGTGGTAGCGTGCCAGTTTGGTCATGGTCTCACTGATTTGGGACCGCGGACTCACCGTGCGCGCCACTGTGTAGGAGCTGGGGCGCGTGCGGGTGCTGTCCGTCGGTTGGTTGTACTGTCTCTCTCCGACTGTCTTAGTCGTCAGCGCGTAGTTTCCGATACTTCCGAAAAGAGTCAAATATCGTGATTGATTGGCTCTCGTGACTCTCGAGTTGGGGATCGGCGGCTTTCCGATACCAGTTCCGAAATCGGTACTCGGATCGGCAGTGGGCTGTGGGCCGCGGGCCGATCGATGCGGTCTATCGGGGGCTTTATCCCCCGTAGCGTCGTGCGATTGCATGCTTCCGTAGCCTGATTACGGAAGCCAGGCGGGCCGGTGCCCTAACACCGGGTCCGCGTTTCTCTCGAGGACCCGACCGGGCAGCGGCGGGTCCGTCTGGCCTCCGTTGCTCCGACCCAGACTCGGAGGGGACTTAATTCTATCTGACGTAGTCGTCATTCACAGATTACGAATACGGGATATTTTATATTCGACCGAACAGGTGATACAGGGTATGGCCGATTGTAAAATCGAATGTATCGGCGGGTGGACTGGATGAAAGCAGCAGATCAAGCAATCCTTCAGCTGCTGGGTCCACCAAAACCTCTCGAGTTAACACCGGGAAATATCGCCCGCAACACGGGACTAAGCCGTGGATATACCAGTAGCAGACTTAGTGTTCTTGTCGATAACGGACTCGTGGAAGTTGATGAACAGGAAGGATCACATCCTTTCTACAATTTGTCTGATCAGGGTCGTGCGTATCTCGAGGGAAAACTCAGTTTAGAAGATCTTGGACAAAATTCCGAAATCTAATTCTCAATCCCGATAATGTCCACCAATTAGAAGTATAGCTACTCTAAGAAGAGTGTATGAATCGAAGACGGGAAGTCCTTAGCGGCACGGTTGTTTTATCAATCTCCTCGATTGCAGGATGTCTTGACAGTCTCAGTAAGGACGATCCAGAAAACAGTAATAACCAGAATACTGAACCTAACAGTCCGAGTGCCCCCTCTACTTCCTCGTCTGATAACGACAACAGTGATTCTGATACAAACTCGAACAATAACGGCGAAACCAACGAGGACGGACAAGCAGAAAATAGTGGTATAGAGGACAGGCAAACAAGACAAGAAATTGCAGATATATACGATGATGGGATCCGTGACTTGAATTCCGGGGTAGATGATCGGAATTCTGGTGTTAGTGCCTATAACAATGAAAACTTCTCCGTAGCGTTATCCCATTATGAATCCGCTGAAGAGAGTTACAGATCGGCTCGGGACCATTTCACTGATGCAATTGATTTAACGTATGAAATTGAGCATAGTAATGCACGGGAAGAATGCGAAAAAGCGGCAGAATATGCTCTTCTATGGCGCGATGCTATGCAGGAATCACAGTTAGGAGTGGAAGCAGCACAAGCCGAAGAATTTGACCGAGCGAACGAGAGAGCGGATTCTGTAAGGGAATTGGAACGTGAAGCGAATCGGATAAATATTCAAACTGCAGATACGATAGCAACAATCCTCAACATCGATTAATTCATTATCGATACCGACTTTCAAGACTCGTCCGATATCGAAGCCCAATTACCGACGTATTCGCGATCGCCTGGATCGTCTCGGGATCGTACTCATCTCGAGCATCGTCGATGTTCTGTTCGGACTCAATCAGGTGAGTAAGTGCGGCGTCGATCACGACGGACATCGGAGGGTCATCGTACTCGTCTTCGGCGACGATCGCGCTCGCACGGTCGAGTTTCCGCTGCCGTTCGTCAGTGAGTTTCAGACTGGTTCGCTTGGTCATGGTTTAAGCGAGGGTATGCACGGGGGATCGATTCGCGTCGCTCGCGAGTGAGAGACTGGGTGATGCTTTATGAACGAGGGTCATGGCCCCGGCGTGATCACGGCGGGAGCCATCCGGATTGGCCCCGATTCTATGCACCTCCCGAGCCCATCGCCCACGGATAGGTGCATACATCGAGGTCGTCGTATACATTCGCGAGCAACCCCAGGGAGTCCGATTCGAAGACCCGGTTGCGGCGGTCTCGCTCACGCATCGATCCCCTCGACGAGCTCGAGGGTCCATTCACCGTCGTCGACGTGACGGATGTGAATATGGTGCTCTCCCTCGAGTCGGCCCTGGTCGTCGAGAAGTCCCTCGACGCGGATGTCGTCTTTCGGGAGCGTGATGCCGACTGAGTCTTGATCCAGCTGACGGAGTTTGTTCAACGCCATATTCGGCGGGCAACCCCCCATCTCATAAAGGTTGGTGACCATCCGGTTTCCCGAGGTTTTCCGGAGTATTTCGGACGGGGCAAGCGCACGCTCGGGCGTTGTACACATGGCAAGAGACGTTATCGACAAGATCGACTACGCGGCGCTGTGGGTCTACCCCACATTTGCATCGATGGTCTTCGGGGTCTGGTCGTGGAACCTCGAGGTCCTGGGAGGCTACAACTTCAACTCGGCATTCTACAGCGCCGGGGGTGTGAACTTCTCGGTTCCCCTGATCGGGGCGACCACATCCGTCCTGTGGATCCTCTGGACCAACGAGTTCGACGGCTCGAACTACTCGGACATGGAGAAATGGTCGATCGTCGGGACGCTCCTATTCCCAGTCGTCTTCGAGTTCGTCCCCGCGTTCAATCAGTTGCTCTCGAGCAACGACTGGTTCCTGATCGGCGGCACGGTCCTGGTCACGTTCGCAGCCGGCTGGATCTCCTACACGGAGTGATTCTATGACGGAATTAATCAAAATCGGCACCTCGATCGTGAATCGCATCGCGTCGGCAACCCTGACCATCGCGGGCGCGGCGATCGTCGCGATCGCGATCTACGAGCTGGCGATGGTCGCGCTCCTGGTCGCGACGGGGGGACTCTAAGATGGCGGCCCATCGGCCCATAGCCCACCGCGCGTTTGCGGTCATGCTCGCGGTGCTCCTGGTCGGCTCGGTCGTCGCGCCGATCGCGGTGACGGGGACGGTCGCGGCTCAGAACAGTGGCGACTCGATCGAGATCAACGAGGACTGCGGAGCGATGGCGAAGTTCGCTTTCCCACGGTCCTGCCATGCTGCCGAGGCGACTTTCGGAGATATTGATACCTCACAGGAGTCCTCGGCAATCGAGGTCGATACGCATACCTCGGCTGTTGGTGTCTATGAGGGGACTCAACAGTCCACCTCGGTCTATCAGAATTACCTCGAAGACACCGAGACACTGGCCTCGCTCGAGGCGCGGCACGCGATCGCGACGGCCTACGAGAATAACAAGACTGCAATCGAGGCGCAAGCGGCTGGGCAGCAAGCAATCAACGACTATTACGCTCACCACCAAATTCAGCTGGCCGAGCGGGCGAGCGCTGATTCTGCTGAATTAGCGTATCTGATGAACGTCACCCACCAAGATCCGGACATCTCAGATGAGTTCATCCATGCGTGGACTGCCAATCATGATGGATCGACATCTAGCGAGTCGTTCGCATTCACCGGTAACACGTCTACACAGACGATGACGCTGGTTAACGGCAGTGAATACCAGCATGAACAGCTCGAGATTGAAACATCGTGGTCAACATCCGGCGGCAGCACTGGCGGCGGGGTCTATAATGACAGTCTGTTCGACGACTACCACGCTGAAACGGACGATTTCAACGTCTCGGCAGGAGTTGATAACGACTGGAGTTGGCCGGGTGGTATCCAAGTGATGAACGCACCGGCTGCGTCGCTCGACTCGGCGACAGTCTACGATTACCGACTAACCGCGAAGCAGAGCCACCGGATCGAACAGCAAGCTCAGACCGTGCAAAACAACTACCCGAGTACGGTCGCAGAGGATCTCTACGCCGAGATGGACGCGGGGAACCTCTCGCCAAACGATGTCCGCGGAGCCGAGGGGATGGTGCGCTACATGTCTGGAAACGAAACCTCCGGCGATAGCCT contains:
- a CDS encoding ABC transporter permease codes for the protein MSDERDGRGRAAGPRRTRWFGIVGVTLRRWWQRATGTTVGRIASTIAAVALTIALLVVVTGIALALADGGVASTDDADVRVTPEASGTLSSVDGVEGPRLGATNERAETIRSAGGVEHASPVLLETVRFESSDGDPRPVRLVGVVPDDEPRTVAGLSTAALEPGDPHYANGSYDGRLTREIVLSPTAADQLDASVGDELTVSMGGQERTSAAAPSVTVTAITDERTGGAGAPIALVHLSELQSLAGADDGELADRLVVWGNPQAAQSAATDAYPIAAVEPVSGTDPSALFQDGLAFATSVIALLVGVTICASFVATTMGMTIDEDRRMLAVLESVGFPARSRLAVVAVSTGITTLVGAIVGIGLGMAGIVGVNAVAGATVAPGTVAQFHPVFVPYAIAVALLSGLVAVPYPLAVAARTSVLEEVGR
- a CDS encoding ABC transporter ATP-binding protein, which gives rise to MFTHSVPDSRSSATDRTDERESSTAVRLEGVTHRYGATGGRFRSSADRTVTALRDVSLEVSTGTIVGLEGPSGSGKSTVLHAVSGLLVPSDGSVELLGTDLAGLSDAERTRLRRRHIGIVFQRFHLLPSLSARANVALPLVQSGLPRRDRRKRATALLEAVGLGDRTTHLPGELSGGERQRVAIARALSTDPDVIVADEPTGELDTATGADVLELLTDVGRDRAVLVASHDQATLEVADRVVTLCDGRVDDVR
- a CDS encoding tyrosine-type recombinase/integrase, with protein sequence MSDNLEPISPQEAVDLYLEARDDAAENTMEAQDYRLRAFVMWCDEEGITNLNELSGRDMYAYRVWRREGGYSDEELKDITLRGDMATMRAFLRFCGEIDAVREDLYDQVPLPRTDGNDVSESTLDPDHAIEIVDWLERYEYASRRHVIVHILWHTGCRVGELRALDLGDLDLEGDRPRADGPAIHFVHRPETDTPLKNKKDGERWNGISSHVAQILQDYIDGPREEIVDEHGRRPLVTTRHGRVSVSACRDTLYRVTRPCWRGEPCPHDRDVDACEATHYSKMSQCPSSRSPHDVRSGRVTAHRLADEDRALVSERLNASEEILDKHYDRRNERQKAEQRRRYFDL
- a CDS encoding DEAD/DEAH box helicase — its product is MTEGDVAAFTHLGATVRGALSERGFSQPTAPQRLAIPPLSAGENTLVIAPTGSGKTETAMLPVFDHLVAEEGPPEGFGALYITPLRALNRDMRERLEWWGEYLDLEVDVRHGDTTDYQRSKQAEDPPDVLITTPETVQAMLTGERLREALQDVSHVVIDEVHELAASKRGAQLAIGLERLHDLAGRFQRIGLSATVGDPGAVGQFLTGGRPCEIREIDVGSNVDVTVREPEITEADERLAGELMTEADTASHVRLIRDLVADHESTLIFVNTRQTAEALGSRFKELDLPIGVHHGSLSKEARIDVEDRFKAGELDGLLCTSSMELGIDVGQVDHVIQYKSPRQVTRLLQRIGRAGHRQDEVSRGTIVTTRPDDTFEALSIARRARDGEVEPAAIHEGSLDVVANQLPAIVQSRGDTYVDEAVETVTRSYPFRNVPETTIREIVEELDRNRVLWFDEGEDRIETTGGTWQYVYANLSMIPDEETYEVHDIASGGQIGTLDERFVVNFAQPGEVFIQRGEMWRIAEIDDEEARVKVSPIEDPAGEVPSWIGQEIPVPAAVAGEVGEIRAVAEPQLGAGADAAAVGRELAGRYPADEYTLTEACEQLEAQVDADAPMPTADRLVLERQGRTIVLNAPFGHMANETLGRVLSALLGQQAGSSVGLETDPYRIELEVPTSIATSDVIEVLEETDPDHVEAIVELGLKRSDALAFRLAQVSAKFGALKRWQNQGSGRLSNDRLLSALEDTPMYEEAIREVFHEDLDIDRASSVLAGIQSGALELVTHRGRTPVGQGGRSSGGKELLAPENADASVIETVRERIQNDRVILLCTHCTEWNVKTKVKRVRDQPECPECGSTRIASLNPWADEVVQAVRAQEKDDEQREMTERAFRAASLVQSHGKQAVIAMAARGVGPHNAAQIINKLREDDAEFYRDILAKEREYARTQAFWD
- a CDS encoding ABC transporter permease, encoding MWRSAVRIRAVIGLAVAQLRRSPGRTALSVLAVALAVLSVTVLASLGVGVVEKGEEGLDRANRDIWMTSDPVDPAASGTENPIVGAHGIAAEMTAREDVQTASPIAMYDVYLGTNTTAPQRRPAVGVQRTHHEFDFQAGGGFEVDEETAASPPPAEPSVEEIVIDPRVADDLNVSVGDTLYVGTSRQTARANEFTVVGISGYYSQYLGSPAVTVPLGDLQAVAGTSGTDRATFIIANVADGADRNAVADDLSAEYPEYDVRTSDDQVESMIEERTIVLASGVTLVGLAIVGGVVLTANLFALVAHQQRQQLAALRAIGLSRGVLAGTIGAQGLLIGLVGGLVGLAATPLAVTGLNRFSASMLGFERLLRTTSGIYAGGIALALVVGTVVALVSGWRAGRYARIEHLEA